TACTgagtacacgtggtttcgtactcatactacacttgttgcactctttgtggtgcagattcgctTTCAagtaggagcacatctcgaGGAGCAGTTTGAGTCCGAGtttggagtgtcttggagttgtggtgagctgcttggctgttccgtggcccacacctccctctatcttttacttattctgttattcagtattcagacaggatatcccttatgttagatttgcctttttagtttcagacttgcatcgtattttagaagctcttgtactcaTGACACCATTTCTTGGGTAGTATTTTTTTCAGTTTCCCGCATTTGTACTTATAAGAACTCAGTGTTGGAGATTTGGAAATTGTTGTCTTTTCACTTCTTtgttagttaagtttgttaaaatatgttggttggcttacctattggttgggaatataggtgccatcacgactcgtgattttgggtcgtgacataaaaCTACTagaatcttttctttttttcttttttactaacTATGGTGTTCGAGTAAACTTTTGCACAACTCAACTAATTTCACAAGATACTTCTAATTTCCCACCAACGACAAATACCAAGTAATTTTATCCCCCAAGGATATTACAAGTGGGAAGAATAACCTAATACGCTATAATCTGAACCTAAGATCTAGAACTACTAGAATCTTAACATGATACAATCAGAAAAAATAACCACTTACAAGCATAACCGCAAGTATTAACTAAAACGTCAAATCCTAATCTAGAGTGGATTGCATTTGCTTAATATGTAAAAGTTTGAAATGTTGCAGATAACCACATAGTTAAAACAGAAACCTCTCTAATATACTATTCTGAAAATCTCTCTTTATGTTTTCAATAATACAAGAGACCAGTGAGCCATGTCTCCTCAATTCACATTTCTGCTCTGCAAGCCTAGACCCTAAATAGTTTTTCCTCTGCAAGCCTATTCAGATTTACATTTCAAAGGgaagatagttttttttttttgtctgatGAATAAAAGAGGCAAGAAGCGCCAGAATAGTATTTATAAATCACAGATTCCCTTTTCTTTAACCTCTACTCTCTTAAGAATATGTAGTGCATTAGTAAGAGCAACATCTTTGCTAACTATTAAATTATATGGTTTGGCATTGTCGGATTATTTCTGAAGGCATGCTTCCTGCAACGCTCAAATATGCTGTCGTAGATCAAATCAAATTGAACTCCAGCTCTTTCACGATTCACAATGAAAAGAATGTGATCACCTTCGACAATCTTATAGTACCTGATTCCAGTAAAAGGAAATGTTAGTACTAAAGCATCGCTAATACGTGTAGTTTTATTCAACAACAACTACACACAATAGAAATCTCAAGTATCCGATATGTCAAACAAATACACAAGTATGTTCAATAGTTGTTACGAAGCAAGTCGAAGGTTTTCCATATCTCAAAGATAATTGGTATGAACCTAAGAACTCCTGATTAAATAAACATCAAAGTCATAGTTTCGAAGACGTATCTTTTGATGGGGTTAAGAGAGAAACATATTTGAGAAAAAACAGCAACGTAAAGGTGCAGATATCCAATTGCAAGCATCGGAAAGCAAATATAATAGCAGAAGATTAAGACTCGTTGCCTACCAGATGCCAGGTAGAAAAGGCTGGCAATCAGAATCTTTAACAACGAGTTGACTTGGGTGCTCAACTGGGAAACGAGGATGTGTCATAGATATAGTGTTGAGTGCACCATCATTGTCCCACCAATCCTCATCCCTGCAAGAATTAGATGGAATCAAAAGCAGTGAGATGATGAAATTACGTATCATTTGTATAGGAATTGTTATTTGGCAGCAAAAAAGCAGACCTATAGCCCTTATATGGGGGAGGGACATCTGGAGGATGGCGCCATAGGCTCATTTGCAAGATTCTAATGAACAGCAGAGGATGTATCCCTAGTATGCCAGAAGGGACTGTTATACCCATGACTTTGTTGGTACGCTTGGTAGCATAGCTGAAGTAGTACGTACTAGGAAACGTATGCAAGAGGTTGTTCAACTTGATCGACCCCTGGAGGGTAAGATCTGGAAGTATCCAATCCCCTGAAGCAAATGGACCAGCATTTCCTAAGAGGCAATCAATGAGACCCCATATTCCAATTTTTCTGAAGGATATGTTGAAATGGTCAAACCCAAAGTTGTAATAGTTCTTTAGCCAAGGAATGTCAAACCAATCATAAATTATTACTCCAATGCGGCAAAGCTGAAGCAAAGACACATGCCTCAAGGACTTCCCATCTTCAGGACTGTAAATGAAATCAGTCAATTAAGTAAAGACTCAAGATTTCGACAAATCATAAATGTGAACatataacttcaaaataaatgttACAAATAGATGACAGCAATGCTTTCATAACCAAAGAAAGTAGAATGGTACAACAAATTGAAAGTGGATTTAACAAAACAGTTAAGTCTAAAACCTTTATATTATCGCTATGTAATACTGATAGGACAAATACAGGTTGAATCCATTGAATAACACCTGAAGTGGTGTCTGATAATATCATTTAAGGCTCTAAGTTCACTACTAAATCCAGGAAATGACACCAATAGCTTAAGTGATGTAACCCATGAAGCGAGATGTGGATGCGAGGCTTGACTCACAGGTTATCCCCAAGAAAGGAAGTTTCAAGTGCATGACGCAACGTCTGCTCACGGAGAACATGACCCTTAATAGAAGGGTGTGGAGGTCGCATAAGAATATAAGGTTAGTAGGTAGTCGGGTGTATTTCTTTCCCATTCAGGAGTATTACTTTATTCTTGCTTTTTTGTGTTCTTAGATTTTAATAACTTGTTGTTTCTTTATCGTTTGAATATTATactatgttattgttatttctGCTTATTGCTACTGCTTAATTTTACATCTTCCGTTGAGACGAGAGTTTATCGAAAACAAACTCTCTACCTTAACCAAGGTAAGGTTAAGGTACACTCTACTCTCCCCAGATCTCATCTTTGGAATTACGCT
The window above is part of the Solanum pennellii chromosome 5, SPENNV200 genome. Proteins encoded here:
- the LOC107020968 gene encoding uncharacterized protein LOC107020968; translated protein: MIVRWWITTLQLTELFVSSLVHLVYGFYIFSSAVAGDLSQALSDCFYKNSVEVSLKSEDSKENLTSIKDLPPIVLVHGIFGFGKGRLGGLSYFAGAEKKDDRVLVPDLGSLTSVYDRARELFYYLKGGQVDYGEEHSKACGHSQFGRIYEQGHYPEWDEHHPVHFVGHSAGAQVVRVLQQMLADKAFKCYENTCENWVLSVTALSGAFNGTTRTYFDGMNPEDGKSLRHVSLLQLCRIGVIIYDWFDIPWLKNYYNFGFDHFNISFRKIGIWGLIDCLLGNAGPFASGDWILPDLTLQGSIKLNNLLHTFPSTYYFSYATKRTNKVMGITVPSGILGIHPLLFIRILQMSLWRHPPDVPPPYKGYRDEDWWDNDGALNTISMTHPRFPVEHPSQLVVKDSDCQPFLPGIWYYKIVEGDHILFIVNRERAGVQFDLIYDSIFERCRKHAFRNNPTMPNHII